In Gordonia phthalatica, one genomic interval encodes:
- the asnB gene encoding asparagine synthase (glutamine-hydrolyzing) — MCGLLGMLTSDGSASTTTQLVASAATCMRHRGPDDLGTWNDDDLIFGFNRLSIIDIEHSHQPLRWGPPEDPERYALVFNGEIYNYIEIRDELKREFDAPFRTEGDGEPIVAGFHYWGPDVLTKLRGMFGFAIWDTQTKELFLARDQFGIKPLFLATSDHGTAFGSEKKSVLELLDRLGLDRELDDRAIEHYTVLQYVPEPETLHKNITRLESGCYATVKPGVAPTVTRYFKPRFPVVPFATDSDQKRYDEIADVLRDSVAKHMRADVTVGSFLSGGIDSTAIAALAIQHNPDLITFTTGFERDGYSEVDVAAESAAAIGARHVVKVVSPREFIESLPQIIWYLDDPVADPALVPLFFVAAEARKHVKVVLSGEGADELFGGYTIYKEPLSLAPFDKLPGGLRRLAGKVSDRIPEGTRGKSLLHRGSLTLEDRYYGNARSFDDARLRAVLRTFREDWMHQDVTAPVYDMSKGLDPVTRMQHLDLFTWLRGDILVKADKINMAHSLELRVPFLDKEVFAVAERLPFDQKISHGTTKYALRKALEQIVPPHVLHRRKLGFPVPLRHWLAGTEMYDWARELIATSDTDHIFDKQFVMQMLEEHRRGEVDNSRRIWTVICFMLWYGIFVDGTVKPQIEDRDYPVRL, encoded by the coding sequence GTGTGCGGCTTGCTCGGAATGCTGACCAGCGACGGTTCCGCGTCGACGACGACCCAACTCGTCGCATCGGCGGCCACGTGCATGCGGCACCGCGGCCCCGACGACCTCGGCACCTGGAACGACGACGACCTGATCTTCGGATTCAACCGGCTGTCGATCATCGACATCGAGCACTCGCATCAGCCGCTGCGCTGGGGTCCCCCGGAGGATCCGGAACGGTACGCGCTCGTCTTCAACGGGGAGATCTACAACTACATCGAGATCCGCGACGAGCTCAAGCGCGAGTTCGACGCCCCCTTCCGCACCGAGGGCGACGGCGAGCCGATCGTCGCGGGCTTCCACTACTGGGGTCCCGACGTGCTCACGAAGCTGCGCGGCATGTTCGGCTTCGCCATCTGGGACACGCAGACCAAGGAACTGTTCCTGGCCCGCGACCAGTTCGGCATCAAGCCGCTGTTCCTCGCGACCAGCGATCACGGCACCGCGTTCGGCAGCGAGAAGAAGAGCGTCCTGGAACTGCTCGACCGCCTCGGGCTCGACCGCGAGCTCGACGACCGCGCCATCGAGCACTACACGGTCCTCCAGTACGTTCCGGAGCCGGAGACGCTCCACAAGAACATCACCCGCCTCGAATCCGGCTGCTACGCCACGGTGAAGCCCGGTGTCGCCCCGACGGTGACCCGCTACTTCAAGCCCCGCTTCCCCGTCGTTCCGTTCGCCACCGACAGCGACCAGAAGCGGTACGACGAGATCGCCGACGTCCTGCGCGACTCCGTCGCCAAGCACATGCGCGCCGATGTGACCGTCGGGTCGTTCCTGTCCGGCGGCATCGACTCCACCGCCATCGCGGCGCTCGCCATCCAGCACAACCCCGACCTCATCACCTTCACGACCGGTTTCGAGCGTGACGGGTACTCGGAGGTCGACGTCGCCGCAGAGTCCGCCGCGGCGATCGGCGCGCGCCACGTGGTCAAGGTGGTGTCGCCCCGCGAGTTCATCGAGTCCCTCCCCCAGATCATCTGGTACCTCGACGACCCGGTCGCCGACCCGGCCCTGGTTCCCCTCTTCTTCGTCGCCGCCGAAGCGCGCAAGCACGTGAAGGTGGTCCTGTCGGGTGAGGGTGCCGACGAGCTGTTCGGCGGCTACACCATTTACAAGGAGCCGCTGTCGCTGGCGCCGTTCGACAAGCTGCCCGGCGGCCTCCGCCGCCTCGCAGGCAAGGTCTCCGACCGGATTCCCGAGGGCACCCGCGGGAAGAGCCTCCTGCACCGCGGCTCGCTGACGCTCGAGGACCGCTACTACGGCAACGCGCGCAGCTTCGACGACGCCCGCCTGCGCGCCGTCCTGCGGACCTTCCGCGAGGACTGGATGCACCAGGACGTCACCGCGCCCGTCTACGACATGAGCAAGGGCCTGGATCCGGTGACCCGGATGCAGCATCTGGACCTGTTCACCTGGCTGCGCGGCGACATCCTCGTGAAGGCCGACAAGATCAACATGGCGCACTCCCTGGAGCTGCGCGTGCCGTTCCTCGACAAGGAGGTCTTCGCGGTCGCCGAACGACTCCCCTTCGATCAGAAGATCAGCCACGGCACCACCAAGTACGCGCTCCGTAAGGCGCTCGAGCAGATCGTGCCGCCGCACGTGCTGCACCGCCGCAAGCTCGGCTTCCCGGTCCCGCTGCGCCATTGGCTCGCCGGCACCGAGATGTACGACTGGGCGCGCGAGCTGATCGCGACATCCGACACCGACCACATCTTCGACAAGCAGTTCGTCATGCAGATGCTGGAGGAGCACCGCCGCGGTGAGGTCGACAACAGCCGCCGCATCTGGACGGTGATCTGCTTCATGCTCTGGTACGGCATCTTCGTCGACGGCACCGTGAAGCCGCAGATCGAGGACCGCGACTACCCCGTCCGACTGTAG
- a CDS encoding carbohydrate kinase family protein: protein MFIAVCGSVATDHLMKFAGKFSEQLVADQLEHISLSFLVEDLVVHRGGVGGNIAYAIGVLGEKPLLIGAAGSDFDDYEKWLTGNGVDCRGVSRSQTQHTARFMCTTDESMAQLASFYAGAMSEARDIDLPALFATTGRPDLVLIGADDPEAMVGHTRACRAEGIPFAADPSQQLARIDGDAARELIDGAEYLFTNEYEWGLLLQKTGLDAAEVAQMVGTRITTLGAGGADVIERDGTVTHVDVVAVENQVDPTGVGDGFRAGFLTGVSRGLGFERAAQLGSMVAALVLESESTQGWSWDVETVVTRLTGAYGADAAAEIKSIL from the coding sequence ATGTTCATCGCCGTCTGCGGGTCCGTCGCGACCGACCATCTCATGAAGTTCGCCGGTAAGTTCTCCGAGCAGTTGGTCGCCGACCAACTGGAGCACATCTCCCTCAGCTTCCTCGTCGAGGACCTCGTCGTGCATCGCGGCGGGGTCGGCGGCAACATCGCCTACGCCATCGGCGTGCTCGGCGAGAAGCCGCTGCTGATCGGTGCCGCGGGCAGCGACTTCGACGACTACGAGAAGTGGCTCACCGGCAACGGCGTCGACTGCCGCGGCGTGTCCCGCTCCCAGACACAGCACACGGCCCGCTTCATGTGCACCACCGACGAGTCGATGGCGCAGCTCGCCAGCTTCTACGCCGGCGCGATGAGCGAGGCCCGGGACATCGACCTCCCGGCGCTGTTCGCGACCACCGGTCGCCCCGACCTGGTCCTGATCGGCGCCGACGATCCCGAGGCGATGGTCGGCCACACCCGAGCCTGCCGCGCGGAGGGCATCCCGTTCGCCGCCGACCCCTCCCAGCAGCTGGCCCGCATCGACGGCGACGCCGCGCGCGAGCTGATCGACGGCGCCGAGTACCTGTTCACCAACGAGTACGAGTGGGGTCTGCTGCTGCAGAAGACCGGCCTCGACGCCGCAGAGGTGGCGCAGATGGTCGGCACCCGCATCACGACACTCGGCGCCGGGGGAGCGGACGTCATCGAACGTGACGGCACCGTCACGCACGTCGACGTCGTCGCCGTCGAGAACCAGGTCGATCCCACCGGCGTCGGCGACGGCTTCCGCGCCGGCTTCCTCACCGGTGTCTCGCGGGGCCTCGGCTTCGAGCGCGCCGCCCAGCTCGGCTCGATGGTCGCCGCGCTGGTCCTGGAGTCGGAGTCGACCCAGGGATGGTCGTGGGACGTCGAGACCGTCGTCACGCGACTGACCGGTGCCTACGGCGCCGACGCCGCCGCGGAGATCAAGTCGATCCTCTGA
- a CDS encoding HesB/IscA family protein, which translates to MTVQNETDTGVLLSDAAAAKAKALLDQEGRDDLALRIAVQPGGCAGLRYQLFFDDRSLDGDVVSDFGGVKLAVDRMSAPYVQGATIDFVDSIEKQGFTIDNPNATGSCACGDSFN; encoded by the coding sequence ATGACCGTTCAGAACGAAACCGATACCGGTGTCCTGCTGAGTGACGCCGCCGCCGCCAAAGCGAAGGCTCTGCTCGATCAGGAGGGCCGCGACGACCTGGCTCTGCGCATCGCCGTTCAGCCCGGTGGTTGCGCCGGTCTGCGCTACCAGCTGTTCTTCGACGACCGCAGCCTCGACGGCGACGTCGTGTCGGACTTCGGCGGCGTGAAGCTGGCCGTCGACCGCATGAGCGCCCCCTACGTTCAGGGCGCCACCATCGACTTCGTCGACAGCATCGAGAAGCAGGGCTTCACCATCGACAACCCGAACGCGACCGGCAGCTGCGCCTGCGGCGACTCGTTCAACTGA
- a CDS encoding glycerate kinase → MSRSGQTRRARVVIAPDEFGGTLTAQAAAAAIAAGWRRARPDDRLDLLPQSDGGPGFVDVLTAAGVGRTVEVPAVGPLGEPVVAHLLLDDTSAYLESAQVCGLHLLGEDGPSPRSAWAADTAGLGMLLTAAVDAGARRIVVGLGGSATTDGGRGACENLGGWDAARALLSDVELVAATDVTNPLLGPTGAAAVFGPQKGADAATLARLEERLAAWVDVLEHGGRRVRDLPGSGAAGGLGAFLLALGAHRGAGASVVADVTDRAARIAAADLVITGEGRFDRQTAYGKVIAAVAADAASAAVPVVVIAGQVVDGATVDGVRDVYSMARHAGSVERSVAQPAAVAADVAEHVARTWEPTRGKGEGGMRE, encoded by the coding sequence ATGAGTCGAAGCGGACAGACGCGGCGTGCGCGGGTGGTGATCGCGCCCGACGAATTCGGCGGCACGCTGACGGCGCAGGCCGCGGCCGCGGCGATCGCGGCGGGATGGCGGCGCGCCCGACCGGACGACCGCCTCGACCTGCTCCCGCAGTCCGACGGCGGCCCCGGATTCGTGGACGTGCTGACCGCGGCCGGCGTCGGACGGACCGTGGAGGTGCCCGCCGTCGGACCGCTCGGAGAGCCCGTCGTCGCACACCTGCTGCTCGACGACACCTCCGCCTACCTGGAGTCGGCGCAGGTCTGCGGCCTGCACCTGCTCGGCGAGGACGGCCCGAGCCCGCGCTCGGCCTGGGCGGCGGACACCGCCGGGCTGGGAATGCTGCTCACCGCGGCGGTCGACGCGGGTGCGCGCCGGATCGTCGTCGGGCTCGGCGGCAGTGCGACCACCGACGGCGGCCGCGGCGCCTGCGAGAACCTCGGCGGGTGGGACGCGGCCAGGGCACTGCTGTCCGACGTGGAACTGGTCGCCGCCACCGACGTCACCAATCCGCTGCTCGGCCCGACCGGTGCGGCCGCCGTCTTCGGTCCGCAGAAGGGCGCCGACGCCGCGACGCTCGCTCGTCTCGAGGAACGCCTCGCGGCGTGGGTCGACGTCCTCGAACACGGCGGCCGGCGGGTCCGCGACCTCCCCGGCTCCGGAGCCGCAGGCGGACTCGGAGCGTTTCTCCTGGCGCTCGGCGCGCATCGGGGGGCCGGAGCGTCCGTGGTCGCGGATGTCACAGATCGCGCCGCGCGGATCGCCGCCGCCGATCTGGTGATCACCGGTGAGGGGAGGTTCGACCGGCAGACCGCGTACGGAAAGGTGATCGCGGCGGTCGCCGCCGACGCCGCGAGCGCGGCGGTACCGGTCGTCGTCATCGCAGGTCAGGTGGTCGACGGTGCGACTGTCGACGGGGTTCGGGACGTGTACTCGATGGCCAGGCACGCGGGTTCCGTCGAACGGTCCGTGGCGCAGCCCGCGGCCGTCGCGGCGGATGTGGCCGAGCACGTCGCCCGAACGTGGGAACCGACGCGCGGAAAAGGCGAGGGCGGGATGCGGGAATAA
- a CDS encoding DUF3043 domain-containing protein, with product MKLPWKSDADKGADDAPDETTAAEAEQTPPTSGATTPGKGRPTPKRRDAERRRAPMTAPPATRAEARARKKSLRASMTKTERKEVAAERRRVRLEQREKMMDGDEKYMVARDRGPVRAMARDIVDSRRNFAGLFLPFAIFLLVVLMVPNLAVIGNLVLLVFVLLTIIDSIYLGRMVNRRVRERFPDTTDTGFRLGWYAFTRAMQLRMMRAPRPRHKPGDKV from the coding sequence GTGAAGTTGCCGTGGAAATCCGACGCCGACAAGGGTGCTGACGACGCACCGGACGAGACGACTGCCGCCGAGGCCGAGCAGACCCCGCCCACCTCCGGGGCCACGACTCCGGGCAAGGGCCGCCCCACGCCGAAGCGGCGCGACGCCGAGCGACGCCGTGCGCCGATGACCGCCCCGCCCGCCACTCGCGCCGAAGCCCGCGCTCGCAAGAAGTCGCTGCGCGCGTCGATGACGAAGACCGAGCGCAAGGAAGTCGCAGCCGAACGACGCCGGGTGCGGCTCGAGCAGCGCGAGAAGATGATGGACGGCGACGAGAAGTACATGGTCGCCCGTGACCGCGGCCCGGTCCGCGCGATGGCGCGCGACATCGTCGACTCCCGCCGCAACTTCGCCGGGCTGTTCCTGCCGTTCGCGATCTTCCTGCTGGTGGTACTGATGGTGCCGAACCTCGCCGTCATCGGAAACCTGGTGCTCCTGGTCTTCGTGCTCCTGACGATCATCGACTCGATCTACCTGGGTCGCATGGTGAACCGCCGCGTCCGCGAGCGTTTCCCCGACACCACCGACACCGGATTCCGGCTCGGCTGGTACGCCTTCACCCGCGCCATGCAGTTGCGGATGATGCGTGCCCCGCGCCCTCGGCACAAGCCCGGCGACAAGGTCTAG
- the cobT gene encoding nicotinate-nucleotide--dimethylbenzimidazole phosphoribosyltransferase — MRALVLGGIRSGKSAHAEELLSGAPAVRYIATGDPDGDQAWRDRIDEHRRRRGDRYRTVESRNLAGLLRAAPADATLIDDLGTWLTARLDATGAWDDPTVDLSAEIDDLCAAIADVTGDLVIVSPEVGLAVVPATASGRRFADDLGRLNAAVAAVCDTATLVVAGRTLDLQATAAPDAPAAVAAAVQLEPVQLEPVQPAAPRPAPSMPTADLPTVDLDAVDAEVFPAVELPDHRIVDEARARQLQLTKPPLALGRLEELGNWMSACQGVCPPRPLTAPAVVVFAGDHAVATDGVSAYPPEVTAQMVANIASGGAAINVLSRRAGVAVHVLDMAVAADTDPRVSRYKVRSGSGDLRRGESLTIAEARRAVAAGRTMADQLVDSGADLLIAGDMGIGNTTPASVLIGTLTDREPVVVVGRGTGIDDATWIRKTAAIRDGMRYARRYRNEPLALLAAVAGADIAAMAGFLAQAAVRRTPALVDGVITAAAALVAHRMAPGAASWWQAGHLSTEPAHRFALDDLGLAPILDLSMRLGEGTGAVAAVPLIASSIDILTDMATFGEAGVSGGE; from the coding sequence GTGCGCGCACTGGTCCTCGGCGGAATCCGCTCGGGCAAGTCGGCGCACGCCGAGGAGCTGCTCTCCGGAGCCCCCGCGGTCCGGTACATCGCCACCGGCGACCCCGACGGCGATCAGGCGTGGCGGGATCGGATCGACGAGCACCGTCGTCGGCGCGGCGACCGGTACCGGACCGTCGAGTCCCGGAATCTGGCCGGGCTGCTGCGCGCGGCGCCCGCCGACGCGACCCTGATCGACGACCTCGGCACCTGGCTCACCGCCCGCCTCGACGCGACCGGCGCCTGGGACGACCCGACCGTCGATCTGTCCGCGGAGATCGACGACCTCTGCGCGGCGATCGCCGATGTCACCGGTGACCTGGTCATCGTCAGTCCCGAGGTCGGTCTGGCCGTGGTCCCGGCGACCGCCTCCGGACGACGCTTCGCCGACGACCTGGGCCGCCTCAACGCGGCTGTCGCCGCCGTCTGCGACACGGCGACCCTGGTGGTCGCGGGCCGCACGCTGGACCTGCAGGCGACCGCCGCCCCTGACGCACCGGCCGCCGTCGCCGCTGCGGTGCAGCTGGAGCCGGTGCAGTTGGAGCCGGTGCAGCCGGCCGCTCCCCGACCGGCCCCGAGCATGCCCACGGCAGATCTCCCGACCGTCGACCTGGACGCCGTCGACGCCGAGGTCTTCCCCGCCGTCGAACTGCCGGACCATCGGATCGTCGACGAGGCGCGCGCCCGCCAGCTGCAGCTGACGAAGCCGCCGCTCGCCCTCGGTCGACTCGAGGAGCTCGGCAACTGGATGAGCGCCTGCCAGGGCGTGTGCCCGCCCCGCCCGCTGACGGCGCCCGCCGTGGTCGTGTTCGCGGGCGACCACGCCGTCGCCACCGACGGGGTCTCCGCGTATCCGCCCGAGGTGACCGCGCAGATGGTCGCGAACATCGCGTCGGGCGGCGCCGCGATCAACGTCCTCTCCCGCCGGGCCGGTGTCGCCGTCCACGTGCTCGACATGGCCGTCGCCGCCGACACCGATCCCCGCGTCTCCCGCTACAAGGTGCGCTCCGGCAGCGGTGACCTGCGGCGCGGCGAATCGTTGACGATCGCCGAAGCCCGCCGCGCCGTGGCCGCCGGTCGCACGATGGCCGACCAGCTCGTCGACTCCGGCGCCGACCTGCTGATCGCCGGTGACATGGGAATCGGCAACACCACGCCGGCGTCGGTGCTGATCGGCACGTTGACCGATCGCGAGCCGGTGGTCGTGGTGGGCCGCGGCACCGGGATCGACGACGCCACATGGATCCGCAAGACCGCCGCGATCCGTGACGGCATGCGATACGCCCGCCGCTATCGCAACGAACCGCTCGCGCTGCTCGCCGCTGTGGCCGGTGCCGACATCGCCGCGATGGCGGGTTTCCTGGCGCAGGCCGCCGTCCGCAGGACTCCGGCTCTGGTCGACGGTGTCATCACCGCAGCCGCGGCCCTGGTGGCGCATCGGATGGCGCCGGGTGCAGCGTCGTGGTGGCAGGCCGGGCACCTGTCCACCGAGCCCGCGCACCGGTTCGCGCTCGACGACCTCGGCCTCGCACCGATCCTCGACCTGTCGATGCGCCTCGGCGAGGGCACCGGTGCGGTGGCGGCCGTGCCGTTGATCGCGTCGTCGATCGACATCCTGACCGACATGGCGACCTTCGGCGAGGCCGGCGTCAGCGGCGGCGAGTAG
- a CDS encoding adenosylcobinamide-GDP ribazoletransferase, whose amino-acid sequence MRALRGVHDAFTWLTVLPLPQPRGDFDRRRGGTAISAVPLVGVVLGTLGALIALGLSHTALPTTLTGVIVVVFLALATRGMHLDGLADTADGLGSYGDPDRVRTIMRSGDVGPFGAATLILVILGQSLAFGALADDGRWWAVATVVFVGRATVPVVCRRALSAANADGFGALVAGTQRWSVAVWSAIAIAAAVLVGLLDSPTAAVRAGVTVVVALGFAWAFSRHVSRRAGGVTGDVIGATIELVTALTAVGLLL is encoded by the coding sequence GTGCGGGCGCTGCGCGGTGTGCACGACGCGTTCACCTGGTTGACGGTGCTGCCGCTGCCGCAACCCCGCGGCGACTTCGACCGACGGCGCGGCGGCACCGCGATCTCGGCGGTCCCCCTGGTCGGCGTGGTCCTCGGCACGCTCGGCGCACTGATCGCCCTCGGGCTGTCGCACACCGCGCTGCCGACGACGCTCACCGGCGTCATCGTGGTCGTCTTCCTCGCCCTCGCCACGCGCGGCATGCACCTGGACGGACTCGCGGACACCGCCGACGGGCTCGGCAGCTACGGCGATCCCGACCGCGTCCGCACCATCATGCGCAGCGGCGACGTCGGCCCGTTCGGCGCGGCCACCCTGATCCTGGTGATTCTGGGCCAGTCGCTCGCCTTCGGCGCGTTGGCCGACGACGGCCGGTGGTGGGCCGTCGCGACCGTCGTCTTCGTCGGTCGCGCCACCGTCCCCGTGGTCTGCCGTCGGGCACTGTCCGCTGCGAACGCCGACGGCTTCGGCGCGCTGGTGGCGGGCACGCAGCGCTGGTCGGTCGCGGTGTGGTCGGCGATCGCGATCGCTGCGGCGGTCCTGGTCGGGCTGCTCGACTCCCCTACCGCAGCCGTGCGCGCCGGGGTCACCGTCGTCGTCGCACTGGGCTTCGCGTGGGCGTTCAGCCGTCATGTCTCCCGCCGCGCAGGTGGCGTGACCGGCGACGTGATCGGGGCGACGATCGAACTCGTCACCGCACTCACCGCCGTCGGTCTGCTGCTGTAG
- a CDS encoding branched-chain amino acid aminotransferase — protein MTLEFTRTEHPHPVSETRRAEILAAPGFGNYFTDYMVTVDFDREHGWNRPVVTPYGPIALDPAAMVLHYAQEIFEGLKAYRQPDGSIAAFRPEANAARFNNSARRLAMPELPEEDFLGSLRALLAADHAWVPAAGGEESLYLRPFMFASEASLGVRPANKYLYSLIASPAGAYFAGGLKPVSVYLCTQYVRATPGGTGDAKFGGNYAASLLAQAQAAEKGADQVVWLDALEHRYIEEMGGMNLFFVFGSGADATLVTPELTGSLLPGITRNSLLTLAADAGYKVDERRISVEELREGVANGDITEVFACGTAAVITPVGRVQSDTHDYTIAGGETGEVTQKLRDTLTGIQRGTVEDKHGWMTTLLPAQ, from the coding sequence ATGACCTTGGAGTTCACCCGTACCGAGCATCCGCATCCGGTTTCGGAGACCCGTCGCGCCGAGATCCTCGCCGCGCCGGGCTTCGGCAACTACTTCACCGACTACATGGTGACCGTAGACTTCGACCGCGAGCACGGATGGAATCGTCCCGTCGTGACTCCCTACGGCCCGATCGCTCTCGATCCCGCCGCCATGGTCCTGCACTACGCGCAGGAGATCTTCGAAGGCCTCAAGGCCTACCGCCAGCCCGACGGCTCCATCGCGGCCTTCCGCCCCGAGGCCAACGCGGCGCGCTTCAACAACTCGGCCCGCCGTCTGGCGATGCCCGAGCTCCCCGAAGAGGACTTCCTCGGTTCGCTGCGCGCACTGCTCGCGGCCGACCACGCGTGGGTGCCCGCGGCCGGCGGCGAGGAGTCGCTGTACCTGCGTCCCTTCATGTTCGCGTCGGAGGCCAGCCTCGGTGTCCGGCCCGCGAACAAGTACCTGTACTCGCTGATCGCGTCGCCCGCGGGCGCCTACTTCGCGGGCGGACTGAAGCCGGTCAGCGTCTACCTGTGCACGCAGTACGTTCGCGCGACCCCGGGCGGCACCGGTGACGCCAAGTTCGGCGGCAACTACGCCGCCTCGCTCCTCGCGCAGGCGCAGGCCGCGGAGAAGGGCGCCGACCAGGTGGTCTGGCTCGACGCCCTGGAGCACCGCTACATCGAGGAGATGGGCGGCATGAACCTGTTCTTCGTGTTCGGTTCGGGCGCTGACGCGACTCTCGTGACTCCGGAGCTCACCGGCTCGCTGCTCCCGGGCATCACCCGCAACTCGCTGCTGACCCTGGCGGCCGACGCCGGTTACAAGGTCGACGAGCGGCGCATCTCCGTCGAGGAGCTGCGCGAGGGCGTCGCCAACGGCGACATCACCGAGGTCTTCGCCTGCGGCACCGCCGCCGTGATCACCCCGGTCGGCCGCGTCCAGAGCGACACCCACGACTACACGATCGCCGGCGGCGAAACCGGTGAGGTGACGCAGAAGCTGCGCGACACCCTCACCGGCATCCAGCGCGGCACCGTCGAAGACAAGCACGGGTGGATGACGACGCTGCTGCCCGCGCAGTGA
- the gcvT gene encoding glycine cleavage system aminomethyltransferase GcvT codes for MTELLAGPIADRHTALGASFAEFGGWNMPVSYAGTVAEHTAVREAVGIFDVSHLGKALVAGPGAAAFINRTLTNDLGKIEAGKAQYTLCCTETGGVIDDLITYLVSDDEVFLIPNAANTPAVIAALQAVAPDDITITDLHREYAVFAVQGPKSTDVLTALGLPTEMEYMAFADATITIDGRDVALRVCRTGYTGEHGYEVLPRWDDAGAVFDALLAEVAARGGQPAGLGARDTLRTEMGYALHGHELSVDITPVQARTSWAVGWDKPEFFGRDALVAEREAGPSRRLYGLLATGRGVPRADCTVHAEAGGPSIGVCTSGTFSPTLKQGIALAFIDVASGIKKGDEVVVDVRGRALTCTVVLPPFVQTHV; via the coding sequence ATGACTGAACTGCTCGCCGGCCCGATCGCCGATCGTCACACCGCCCTGGGCGCCTCCTTCGCCGAGTTCGGCGGATGGAACATGCCCGTCTCGTACGCCGGCACCGTCGCCGAGCACACCGCGGTCCGCGAGGCCGTCGGCATCTTCGACGTCAGCCACCTCGGCAAGGCGCTCGTCGCCGGTCCCGGTGCGGCCGCCTTCATCAACCGCACCCTCACCAACGACCTCGGCAAGATCGAGGCGGGCAAGGCCCAGTACACGCTCTGCTGCACCGAGACCGGTGGCGTCATCGACGACCTCATCACCTACCTGGTGAGCGACGACGAGGTGTTCCTGATCCCGAACGCGGCCAACACCCCCGCCGTGATCGCGGCGCTGCAGGCCGTGGCGCCCGACGACATCACCATCACCGACCTGCACCGCGAGTACGCGGTCTTCGCCGTGCAGGGCCCGAAGTCGACCGACGTCCTCACCGCGCTCGGTCTGCCGACCGAGATGGAGTACATGGCGTTCGCCGACGCGACCATCACGATCGACGGTCGCGACGTCGCGCTACGCGTGTGCCGCACCGGTTACACCGGCGAGCACGGCTACGAGGTGCTGCCCCGCTGGGACGACGCCGGCGCGGTCTTCGACGCCCTCCTCGCGGAGGTCGCGGCGCGCGGCGGACAGCCCGCCGGTCTCGGCGCCCGCGACACGCTGCGCACCGAGATGGGCTACGCCCTGCACGGCCACGAGCTGAGCGTCGACATCACGCCCGTGCAGGCGCGCACGTCGTGGGCCGTCGGCTGGGACAAGCCCGAGTTCTTCGGTCGTGACGCGCTCGTGGCCGAAAGGGAGGCCGGGCCGTCGCGCCGCCTCTACGGCCTCCTCGCCACCGGCCGCGGCGTTCCGCGCGCCGACTGCACCGTGCATGCCGAGGCGGGCGGGCCGTCGATCGGCGTCTGCACCTCCGGCACCTTCTCGCCGACCCTGAAGCAGGGCATCGCCCTCGCCTTCATCGACGTGGCGTCCGGGATCAAGAAGGGCGACGAGGTGGTGGTCGACGTCCGCGGTCGGGCGCTGACCTGCACCGTCGTGCTGCCGCCCTTCGTTCAGACGCACGTCTGA